The Camelus ferus isolate YT-003-E chromosome 13, BCGSAC_Cfer_1.0, whole genome shotgun sequence genome segment TGTCCCCAGAGTGGTCACCTCAAAGCATGGTGGGGAGAGTTCTGCAGAGCTGCAGATTTTTCCAGGCGTCCCCGCAGGCTACGTTAATTCTGATCTTGTTCCAAGTAAACCAGTGGAAGACTCATCCTGAGAGTGGGCTTCTCAGGCAGAGcaacttgtaaatatttattagaggAGTCCTCCTTGGCAAACTCTTTATTCTCACTCGTGGAAACAAGTTCTCCAAATTAACTAGTGCCGGGGGACAGAGGGGGGCTTGGCCCCAGCCTGAGTCTCCCAGGCATCTCAGTGCTCTGGTTGTCCTTGGGTCACTGGACCATTTCACAGACTGGTTTATGAGACACAGGAGCCTTACCTCCAGCCAAGCATGATAACCAGACAGAGTTAGACTCATCACGGGACCTTTGCAAGGGCTGTCCACTGGGCACTGTGTGAGCCTTGTTAAGGATCATTAAATGCCCCAAAGTGAGGTAGCCTCCCTCCCACAGAGAAAAAGCCCATTCTGCCCTGTGGAGGAAGGTTGCTGGCATCTCTGTTTCACAAGCCCCACTCGGAGTACCAGCTAGGCAATGCCTTCTAGGCAGCTCTCACACATCCCTGCTGGGAAACTGGCTTTTCACCTTGGGCCCAGAACCTCACCCACGAAGGCATGTCTCAATTCCTTGGCAGGGCCCGGCTCCCCAGAATGCCTGACCCTGTGAGTCACTGGCCTACCTCCACGCCCAGCTCCCTGACTGTTTGTATTCTGGCTTGATTGGGTTCAGGTCAATGAGAATCACATGGCTGGGGACCCAGCTGGGGCTCAGAAAGCAAGAAGTGGCTGATGTggctggaaggaggagaggggcctCTGATTGGCCAGTTCTTACAGAGTTTAAACTCATATGGAAAATTCTTATTTATGGAGAGAAGGAGCCTGCCCAGTGGGTGCCCGATGGGAGTCCTTGACCCAAGGAGGAAACTTGAACTCACTTGCTGGGCATGGGCTTATGGGTTACCTGCGCATCCTTCACCCGCTCCTCGCAGCTCAGGAGAGCAGGTTTGCACTCCCAGGAactgccctccctgctctccacacCCTCCTCCACACTTGTTCTGGGGAGCACAGGTGCTGGGGGGACGCTATCCCCAGTGATAATGGGGATCTGGGGGAAGGAGTTGAGGCAAAAGCGAAGCTGTCAGGGTTGAGTAGAGTGTGGACAAGCACGTCACCCGCTCATTAGCTCACGATCTTTATTGAGCACCCCCACGTGCCAAATTCCTCGGGAGACAAAGAGGTACACTCAGCCcgagccctgccctccaggagcttacaGTCCAGCCAACTGGACCCAGACAGGCAGTAGGACAGCACACCTCACTGGGGGCTCACCCTGTTGTCCTAACATTGACTTCTTCAGTCAGGCGCACagcttccccacctcctgccatgTGAATCAGCTCCTAGGTCATCATGGGTTTATGTAGCATAGTTCAATTTAGTGACACCCCCTCTCCACCCCTATCAGCTCTGTCGTTGCGGCCCCAGTGGCCTGGTCCCTCGCACAGGCTATTGGActggggactggggagaggaCCCCCACAACCTCCCACAAGTGCTCAGAGTATCCCCAAGAGATGGTGGGAACACAACTGTGGGGGGGAGCCCAGGCACTCCGCCTTCTCTTGGGCCCCCACTGCTGGGTTCTGCAGGCCCCTCCCTGAGTCCTCAAAGGCTTTCTGGCTTCCGTGGGTAAGAAAGAAACAACTTCAGAACAAGTTGCTTCCAGGAACCTGTCCTGACAGTAACAGAGAGCAGTTTGAAAGTGGAAACAAGGAAAGGTGATTCCTCTCTAACCTGCTGTCATCCCATGACTTTCTGCTGCTCCAGGACACAGGCCCTGCTCACCTCACATTGGCACCAGCTCTGGGCTGGCCCCGGCCCTTCAAGGCTTCAAGCCTCCTTGAGGCCACAGGGCACCCTCATTCTTGTCCAACCCCTTCCTCACATCCCAACACCACCTGGCCTGGTGTGTGGTACACAGGTGTTAACTTACTGTTTGGGGAAATAAATCCTTCCCAAGACTACCTAAGgaagcccctgcccccagggacaCAGAGCCCTGGCTGCATCCTGTCCTTTCAATTAGAAGCTGTAGGCGGGAGAGCCCAGGAGTGGAGGTCAAGGCTCCCCAGCCCACAGGGTCCCTCAGGCCACTGCTGCTGTATGTCCAGAGGTTCCCAGGCTGAGCTGGTGAGGAGGCAGGCCcaagcagggctgggagagcagTGGCCAGATGGCTGCACCTGGCTCAGGCAagctcctggcccagccctttGGCTGCTGCCAGCGCCGGGGCAGGTGTGTCGGCTGCCTGGGCAGCTGTCTCTGGAGTTCTTCCACCAACTTGGGATGGGGGTGTCTTACTCCCCCTGCAGCCACCTGCCCCTTTACCTCCAGTCCAGACGTCCCCAAGGTGGAGCTGAGGCTGGgtctctccccttctttcctgAGCCCCCATGGATTTCAGTCTGCCACATGGATCACCAAAATCGGGCTCTGGCCTGATTGTAGGTACCAGGCTGCTCCTTCGTGATGGGAACCGCAGTCGCCACCCAGAGCTTCCTCAGTCTCTCCAGCACTCCAGGTCCCTCGCAGTCAGCAGGGTCCGTGGATCGGCCAGGGGGCTACCAGGGCCGCCAGAGGCCAGAGCCGCAGGGAGGCGCAGGCGGTAAGGGTGCAGGCGCGGGCGCGGGAGGCGAAGAGCGCGCGGGCGGGCCGCAGGAGTCCCCCGCGGAAACGCCGTCGGGGGTGGCTGCTGCCGCCCTCTGGCGCAGGTGCTCCAGCAGGCGAGTGCTCACGGCGGGCTCCAGGACGCGGCAGGCGAGTAGCACGCGTGCCAGGCGCGCCAGGCAGGCTTGGTAGCCCTCTCGGTAGCTATCGCAGGGCGCTGCGGGACGGAGAGTGGCATGAGGTGCGGGGTGACGTGCAGGGCGCGGAGCCAGGCGGCGGTAGGGTGGGGCCGGGGCACTCACTTGGCGCTGCCATCGGGCAGGAGGACGCAGGCAGCTCCTGCAGGAAGCGCACGGTCATTTCCAGGATGTCCGCCTTCTCCAGCTTTGAGTGAGAGCTCTGCGCCCGGCCAggcaggagagggacagagagacgGACAGACAAGACAGACCTCTGGCAGGCCGCCGTGAGCACCGCGCTCTTGCCAGGAGCTGAGTGCTGGGCGCGTGGTGGCCCGGGAGAGGTCGGCTCCTCCGAGCCTGTCCCACCCGGGCTCAGACTTGGGCGCCGCTCAGAGTACCCTCGTTGGCTCCTCGCTCACGGACATCTCGGCCCGTCATGCCTTTTTGCTCGGAGCCCCTGGatacccccacccccgcccagtgCGCCCGGCACTCACCTCCCTGCCCAGGAGCGGCAGGATGAGCCCCTTGAGCTGGCTCAGGCTCGCGTTGATGTGCGCGCGGGGGCGCTTCTCCAGAAGCGGCTTCAGTCTCTGCAGGAGGGAGCGAGGGTCCAGGTTACTCGGGTCGAAGTCCAGGCCCCTGCCCCGACCTCTTTGCCCCCCATTACCAGTCCTCGGCTCCTACCTTGCGCAGCTTTGCCGGGTCCCTTGCCCTCCGAGGCAGCCCCATGCTCGGCGGGAAAGTGGCAGCGCTGCAGGGCCCGCCCGTGGGAGATCTGTGCCCCGCCGGACACCGAGCAGAGACCCAGGCCGGGAGGGTGGTCTGTTGCGGGGCCCTAGCGGTCACCAGTGGTGTGCGTGCCACGCCCGAGGCCAGGCTTTAAGGAAGCAGCGGCgaccgccccgccccgccccgccccgtggAGTCAAGCCGCCTATGGGTCCCACCTCCCGCCTTTGTCCCTGTgcgggatggaggtgggagggggaatgACGGAGCCCCTGGGATCCCGGTCTAGGCCGTCGCGTCCCATCTGCAGCAGGGTCGCGGACCCAGGGTCCCCCCTACCTGAGCACTTGCAAGGGTGTGTGTAGGCGCCATCAAAACCATTGCTGCCCTGACCCCGCATGCAGGAGGGGCGCGGGTGGGGCCACGTCTTGCCTCGCTCAGGCAGCGGTCCCTCCTGGTCCAATGCCGCCCTTCTTCCCTTATTCGGGATCAGTACCTCCTCTATGCCCCGACCTAGGACTGTGAGAGGGACCCAGCAGCGGCAGGACCCCCAAGGTCCAGGCCTCAGGGAAGTGCCATTCCGTTTTCTAGTAGGGACTCGCCCCACCAGTTGTTCTGCGGGGCTGaaggggaaacagaggcccagaaagaGGTCTCAACTTGCTCCGGCCTAACCGCTGGAAACTGTCCAGGCAAGACTAGGGCCCCCCGATCGCTCCATAGAATGCTCCGGACCTCGCCGAGTTAGGTTCCTCGGTCCTCGGTTttgaatggggaaactgaggtccagggaagaggaggcaaCCCAGGAGCCCTCGGAGCCCATTTGCATTTCACTGGCTCCAGCTCCGGTTCCCACTCGCCAGGCAGTCGGAGCCCACGTGACAGGCGGGGAGGGGCGGTCCTGGGTGCCGGTTCTTCGCTGCCCTCCTCAGGCCCCAGCGGCCCTTCGGGCCCGCCTCCGCGCCCGCCTCCACGCCGCGTGGCCGTTGCTGCAGCAAACTGGCTGGGCGTCCCCCGTCCATCTGCTCGGGGCTGCCCTCCCTCAACCGGCTGGCCAAGCAACGGCCAGCCTGATGGCTCGCAGGGCGGACTGCCGGGCGGACCCACGGACCGATGACAGGCTGCACCCACCTAGCCCGGCCTGGAGGAGGAACCACTGGGCGGAGCCAATCGGCGCTGTCCTGGGTGCTGGACGGGGCCCCGCCCCATGTCGCACAAACCCCATCTCCGCTCCCCACCCTCGCCGCTCGCCTTAAGTTCCCCGGCCGCGTGCTCCCTGAGCTGGGCCTGAGAAGACCAGCGTGCCTGTCAGGAAGGGGCTCGGAGCAGCCCGGCAAGGGGGGCACTCACCACCGATATCTGTCTGGCCACCATTTATGGAGAACGCGCTAGATACCAAGCATAGTTTGGTCCTCACCTTCATTAACCCCTACAACAATCCTAATCATGAGAATAAGTCATTAAACACATTTggtggagcagggcctggggatgCCTGAGCCACTGTTTCCTCAAATCATTGAGCTCAGAGTACCTATGGACAGCCCTCTACAAGGTAATTAATTATTCTTTAGGGGCTGCAAAAAAGGACTTCGTGGATCACTCACTGATACTCCACATGTCCCCCCAATGCTACCCCTCGCCACACACACTGGCTCCTCCAGCTCTGTGCCCACAGCCCACCTGTACCAATGTCTGCATGCTTGCTGAGAGACCCTGACATTAGCTCCTGGGGGAAGCATCTGGGGAGGAAGCTTCTTCCTAGAACATCCTCCCCCACCCATGCCTGTGGACCACCGTTTGAAGACTGGAGGGCAAGGGAGCAAATTCCATTTTCAGCGCCAGTTACCCCAGATTTTAAATATCTCCTCCATTCTCCCATTGTTGTTCCCTTCAACCAAAGGATTCTGGGGGTTTTGCTGGTAACCTGGAGGAAGGAGTCATTTATAACCAAGGGAAATTAGCTAAGGCAACTGAGTGGACAGGGTGTGGGGGTGTAGGCTTTAGAGAAGCTGGGGCTACTCAGGGTACAGTGGGAACACACCCCACCTGGGTCCCTGCCCTTGAGTGGGGGGAGAGGTCTGAACAGGTGCTTTCGACACAACTGAAATGGGCAGATGGCCTGATTCCAGCAGAGGGATGAGAGGAAGCCTTAGGGGGAGGGAGTCCCTAAGCTGACATCTGGAGAGTGGGAGATATTGGggtgccctgggcagagggaacttCAGGTGCAGAGGGAAGAAGAACAGTGTCAGCCCCTGTGAGCATCAGCCCCTGGGCTTTGCCCCTTTTTATTTGTGTTACCTCAGGcaagatacattaaaaaacaaaaccaaacaacaaacaacaacaaaagaacacttccctgtatctcagtttccccagctgtaaaatgggaatagtgtTGTACCTCTCTCATAGCATCCCTGTGGGATTGAATATGCAGGTGGAGCTTGGCATAGTGCCTGGTAAGCAATAGGGCTTCCAACCTTCTGCTGGCGTGGGTTCTCTCCAGCTGCTGGGCAGGACTCGGtggacccagcccagcccagaaaGGACAGGGAAGGCCTGGATCTCAGCCTGAGTTTGAGTGGCAGCCTGAAAGGAGTCCGAAAAGATAGTCAGCAAAGTTGGGTACTCACATGTGACTATTAGGGAGATGTCCAGACTGGCAGTGGGTGGGGCTCAGGGATGCCTCTTctgccttgcccaaggccatagCAGCAGTTCATCACCCTGACTGGGCCCCCAAAATGACAAAACCATGTGACAGAGGACGGTGTCCAGGACCAGGTAGAGCCGCCTCAGGAGTGGAGGACATGACttgcagggatttttttcatggaggAGGCACAGGCGAGGGGCCTTCAAGATAAGCCATTTTAGCTTTCTGTCCTCATAAAAGAGAAAGCACCCTCTGTTCCCACCCAGCAGAAAACATGCACAAACCCAAGGTATACATGAAGGGAAGGGGCCCCAGCCCCAAGTTAGTGGTTAGGATGGTGCGATCCTGAAAGTCACAAACCCCAGTCAGGAGAGGGCTGGCCTGAAGTGTTGGGCAGGCTGTAGCCCCCGCTGCTGGCCCTAAAATAAACGTGCACCATAGCCAAAGGTCTGTTTGATGCTTTCAAAGCAGCACCGCTCCAGCCCCTCCACGTCCTCTCTTCCTCAGGAGCAGGGATGCCTCAGACTTTCATGCACAGCTCGGTCTCTCCATTCTTGTCAATGAAGGTCAAGGTGATGGTGGCAAAATGCCCTTCTTTCCAGGATTTAAACCTCCATCTCATCATAATACGTTTCTCAGGGACCAGATCAGTGAATTACCAAGAGACGTTGCCATCTACCAAGTGAAACCTGCCACCTTTGTCTGCTTCTGACATTGCAGGAGCCTGGGTAAAGTCCTGCACAAGATCTTGGGTGGTAAGAACTCTATAGAACTCCTCTGGTGATGTCAGGAAGGTTTCTCTAAGGGTGACCCTACAAGTGGGAATTTCAACACCATCGGGTCTTGCCTCACAAGCCTCAGGGTACACATGCTGCTGGGTGGGTTAGGGGAGGGCCCCTCCAGCAGACCCCAAGAGCCAGCCCAAGTGCAGCTACACGTCTCATGAGGGAGCAAGGCGAGTCTGACCCAGTGATAGTGACCTGGCCACTCATT includes the following:
- the HES2 gene encoding transcription factor HES-2 isoform X2 produces the protein MGLPRRARDPAKLRKRLKPLLEKRPRAHINASLSQLKGLILPLLGREELPASSCPMAAPTPCDSYREGYQACLARLARVLLACRVLEPAVSTRLLEHLRQRAAAATPDGVSAGDSCGPPARSSPPAPAPAPLPPAPPCGSGLWRPW
- the HES2 gene encoding transcription factor HES-2 isoform X1, producing MGLPRRARDPAKLRKRLKPLLEKRPRAHINASLSQLKGLILPLLGRESSHSKLEKADILEMTVRFLQELPASSCPMAAPTPCDSYREGYQACLARLARVLLACRVLEPAVSTRLLEHLRQRAAAATPDGVSAGDSCGPPARSSPPAPAPAPLPPAPPCGSGLWRPW